Part of the Spinacia oleracea cultivar Varoflay chromosome 5, BTI_SOV_V1, whole genome shotgun sequence genome, CAAATTGAGGTACTTCTTTCTTACCATGACTTAGCAGTAACTCCTTTTCCCTGAAATGTAAGGACATAACAGCATTATAGTCATCCATCCACTAAAAGTTGAATAATTTGTTTTGTGTGAAAATCACATGCATAATCAAAATAATCTCACCCCAAATTCTTCATCATCATAGATGATTGACAGTCCGTAATCACTTAGCTTTGCTCTTCGGTACTCATCAATCAAGATATTATTTGTTCTCAATCGGTTGTTGAAGAAACCAGGAATGATTCCCGTGTGGAGGAACTGCACAGCCTTGGCAATATCAGTCAGAATCACCAATCTCTCTGGCCATTTGAGAGCTCTTACTCTACCAAGATCTGAAATTATGCATTTGCTAAAATGGTTAGAATCAAAGCTATTTGACATGAATGAAGTTGGTTTTGCTTCGACACTAACCAGATAGATGGGAGCGTAAATTCCCATTAGGCACATATTCATAAACAAGGTAGACCTTGTTACCATCAGAATCAGCCTTTGCTCCGGTTTCAATGCAGTGACCCATAAGGCAAACCAAATGTGGGTGGCGAAGCTTTGCTAAAAGGTCCAGCCGAAGCTTCAGATTACGAGTGGTGAATTTATTCGATAGAGATAGGCACCTTATCGCTACTAAGGTTTTATTCGGCAATGTTCCCTGATACATCTGTGAAAACCAGAGTAGGTTATGACAGTTGACTCGAAATATGTGATGCCAAATAAGAATTTCGTGCTACATTTAAAGAAAACTTTGGTTCTACATTGAAGTGATGGGATCTAAGTCCATGAAAAGAGCAtaaaattgtgaaattacacaATACCTTGCCCCTAGCACCTTCCCCCATCAGGGCAGATGTATCGAAGTTCTTGGTAGCATCTTTCAGCTCTTCCATGGAAAATGCCCGGCACGCAGGGATTCCTTGTGTGCCAGATTTTGCAGCTTCAGATATATATCCTGAACAAAGAGGGGCCAAAAGATAAACACCAGGAAATCTAAAAACTAGAAAAAAGAGAATGAGACTTAAATAAGAACAAGAACATACTTGCATTTGCTAGTATCTCAGAAGTGACCCCAGTCACACTGTTTTCTACAACTTGCTTCTGCAACAAACTCTGCTCTTGACAACCGCTTGGACAGTATCTTCTATAAATCAACAGAAATCCAACTGCGAGAATTCCCATTACTACTAGTACTCCTCCAATCACACAGACTAAAGTTAGTGTACTTATGGCCGAGGAACTGCTGGTATTTTCCTGTATCTTGGCGCAGTATGACTCAGGATGCTGGTTTATTCCGCCATAGTTCAAACAATTCCCATAAAATTGGGAAGTAATTTTGGTTAAGCACCTGGGAACCTTGCCAGTTAATCTGTTATTCGATAAGTCAGCAAATTCAAGCTTCCTGCCACATACCAAATGAAGGGGGAGTGATCCACTCAACTCATTTGCTGCTAAATTCAGGTAACTAATATTGGGTAGGGAAAAAAGAATGGTGGGTAATCTTCCTTGAAGATGGTTTAGTGACAAATCAAGATGCTGCAAGTGGTTCAGTTTCTTGAATCCACGCGGTATCTCACCATTGAAGGAGTTATTATTCAGCAATGCCATGAATAAAGCTCCAGGGAAATTGGGTAGTTTCGAGTCCAATTCATTCCAACTCAAATCCAACATTCTCAACCCCCTTAAACTACTTAAATCAGGCACTTCCCCAGAAATCTTGTTATTTGACAATGCAAGAGTACTAAGAGTCCTAATTTTCCCAATTGAAGCAGGAAATGGACCCTTCAAGTGATTATCTGACAAGCTCAGGACTGAAAGGTTAGACAATGAGTCTAACCAATCCGGCACGCTTTCGTTGAAGAAGTTACCATCAAGTCTAAGTGTTTGAAGCTTCACCATTGTAGCAATCCTTGGTGGAACAGAACCATACAAAAAATTTGAACTAAGATCAAGAAACTCCAAAGAAGATAGCCTGTTAATTTTATCAGGAAGTGGGCCCCAAATGCCCAAAGAAACCAAACTAAGAGCTCTTAAACTAGTTAGCCTTGCCAAAGTGGCAACAAATGAATCCATTGAAAATTTATCTGATAAGGTTA contains:
- the LOC110787306 gene encoding probable inactive leucine-rich repeat receptor-like protein kinase At3g03770 yields the protein MGMSYWSLYLIFSITWSICIVGTSQLQSSQIQVLLQLRKHLEYPNELEVWNNDEQNICSNSKINVTCEVDVVTELRIMGGKPKPSKVGKFVGYAIPNLTLSDKFSMDSFVATLARLTSLRALSLVSLGIWGPLPDKINRLSSLEFLDLSSNFLYGSVPPRIATMVKLQTLRLDGNFFNESVPDWLDSLSNLSVLSLSDNHLKGPFPASIGKIRTLSTLALSNNKISGEVPDLSSLRGLRMLDLSWNELDSKLPNFPGALFMALLNNNSFNGEIPRGFKKLNHLQHLDLSLNHLQGRLPTILFSLPNISYLNLAANELSGSLPLHLVCGRKLEFADLSNNRLTGKVPRCLTKITSQFYGNCLNYGGINQHPESYCAKIQENTSSSSAISTLTLVCVIGGVLVVMGILAVGFLLIYRRYCPSGCQEQSLLQKQVVENSVTGVTSEILANARYISEAAKSGTQGIPACRAFSMEELKDATKNFDTSALMGEGARGKMYQGTLPNKTLVAIRCLSLSNKFTTRNLKLRLDLLAKLRHPHLVCLMGHCIETGAKADSDGNKVYLVYEYVPNGNLRSHLSDLGRVRALKWPERLVILTDIAKAVQFLHTGIIPGFFNNRLRTNNILIDEYRRAKLSDYGLSIIYDDEEFGGKGVTAKSWQMKILEDDIYCFGFILLESLIGPSVAAKKKAVLLSEMAALSSEEGQRRVVDPIVLSTSTKESLATVISITNKCVSSETSTRPSFEDVLWNLQYAAQVQATADGDQRFASPTHS